A stretch of the Candidatus Methylopumilus planktonicus genome encodes the following:
- a CDS encoding CheR family methyltransferase: MEIIEKTFTQPLKISYGAKRENLKNLKKEMIWIRVRSKLLRAWVYTTNLAIDGKKGNIVNETNEIEFGFQDKSKKIKWLKCSTDKIKDGFNSESEEKKLIHKIRKKIKRNSGINVNSDEMIKSKLHNITAKLKIKDTKTLIEKITSGSHPEIEKIAYDYFTTNDTLFYRDRKVFDEFLQKELKKFLEDNEEKKEIKIWSAACSDGREPYTLAMLLKEFFYNKGNWKIKIYATDYSEEMIQKAQAGVYSADEINDLPKYFRDKYLKKLKGNNFAIEKKIKNFVHFETYNLKSHVGEKLFSFDYIFLRNVLGYFDGKGRNNLLLELSKSLSNSRGGIILGASEDPQNIEYRCRSYCHLNIYHFH, translated from the coding sequence ATGGAAATAATTGAAAAAACATTTACTCAACCTTTAAAAATTTCATATGGGGCTAAGCGGGAAAACCTGAAAAATCTCAAAAAGGAGATGATATGGATTAGGGTTAGATCAAAATTATTAAGAGCATGGGTCTATACGACTAATTTAGCCATTGACGGCAAAAAAGGAAATATTGTAAATGAGACTAATGAAATTGAGTTTGGATTCCAGGATAAATCAAAAAAAATAAAATGGCTAAAATGTTCCACAGATAAGATTAAGGATGGTTTTAACTCAGAGAGTGAGGAAAAAAAGTTAATACATAAGATTAGAAAAAAAATTAAACGAAATTCAGGAATTAATGTTAATTCTGATGAGATGATAAAAAGTAAATTACATAACATCACAGCAAAACTAAAAATTAAAGACACTAAAACTCTTATTGAGAAAATCACTTCAGGGAGCCACCCAGAAATTGAAAAGATCGCTTACGACTATTTTACAACTAACGACACCCTATTTTATCGTGATAGAAAAGTATTTGATGAGTTTTTACAAAAAGAGTTAAAAAAATTTTTAGAGGATAATGAAGAAAAAAAAGAAATTAAAATTTGGTCTGCTGCCTGCTCAGACGGGCGAGAACCATATACATTGGCAATGCTTCTTAAAGAATTTTTTTATAATAAGGGTAATTGGAAAATTAAAATTTACGCAACAGATTATTCCGAAGAAATGATACAAAAAGCACAGGCAGGAGTGTATTCAGCTGATGAGATTAACGATTTACCAAAATATTTCCGAGATAAGTATTTAAAGAAATTAAAGGGGAATAATTTTGCAATTGAAAAGAAAATTAAGAATTTTGTGCATTTCGAAACATATAATCTTAAATCTCATGTAGGGGAAAAATTATTTTCCTTTGACTATATTTTTTTAAGAAATGTTTTAGGGTATTTCGACGGAAAAGGGAGAAATAATTTGTTACTTGAATTATCAAAAAGCCTTAGCAATTCTCGAGGTGGTATTATTCTTGGTGCCAGTGAGGACCCTCAAAATATTGAATATAGATGTCGATCGTATTGTCATTTAAATATATATCATTTTCACTAG